The Agrobacterium cucumeris genome has a segment encoding these proteins:
- a CDS encoding DUF2817 domain-containing protein, translated as MRHIRQPELYSVDYTVLRQRFLSAARRSGAALFEYKHPLHGPGGEPLFTDVAYLGERNASKKLVILSGTHGVEGQFGSACQAEWLSANNPLPLAADTAVVIIHLINPWGTAWSRRVNEDNVDLNRNFIDWEAAVPRNERYAALHEAFACAEWDGPDRDRADQKLKDAKAAAGGHAGIAAIVEAGQYDCPDGLFYGGSGPTWSNHTLRDVLNTFVSGASDVIVFDLHTGAGPYGYPALLSVAEEDHDGLEWGRKTYGHALAVVMTGKGATTDTGIAATATGYVSAAVRKSLPNSRVLPLVIECGTLEGPVVMDAVQADNWLHLFGNIESPLGRKIKTTLRTAFIPVDPEWQQNCLGTSLRYFDRALTALASVAGPDREREITTAAAPASVINWPPAIPVNIKRHDRPAVEVRDLHKSFGTHEVLSGVGLSADPGEVVSMIGSSGSGKSTFLRCINLLEQPSSGTIVIDGEEIRMKSAGNGRSHPADMRQVERIRARVGMVFQNFNLWPHMSVLENIIEAPVHVLGERRHDAIEHAHQLLKKVGLSEKHAQYPGQLSGGQQQRAAIARTLAMRPKVILCDEPTSALDPELVGEVLRVIRQLAEEGNTMILVTHEMQFAREVSHKILFLHQGKVEEESTPAELFSNPRSERLRQFLSRTL; from the coding sequence ATGCGCCACATCAGGCAGCCTGAGCTCTATTCTGTGGACTATACTGTGCTGCGACAGCGTTTTCTCTCCGCGGCACGCCGGTCCGGCGCTGCCCTGTTTGAATACAAACATCCATTGCATGGCCCCGGCGGCGAGCCGCTTTTTACCGATGTTGCTTATCTCGGTGAACGCAATGCATCGAAAAAGCTTGTCATCCTGTCCGGCACCCACGGGGTGGAGGGGCAATTCGGATCGGCATGCCAGGCCGAATGGCTCTCTGCGAACAATCCGTTGCCCCTCGCCGCCGATACGGCTGTCGTGATCATTCACCTGATCAATCCCTGGGGGACGGCATGGAGCCGTCGGGTCAACGAAGACAATGTCGATCTCAACCGCAATTTCATTGACTGGGAAGCCGCCGTTCCGCGAAACGAGCGATATGCGGCGCTTCACGAGGCCTTTGCCTGCGCCGAGTGGGATGGGCCTGATCGTGATCGTGCCGATCAAAAACTGAAAGACGCCAAAGCCGCAGCGGGTGGTCATGCCGGCATCGCTGCAATCGTTGAAGCAGGCCAATATGACTGTCCGGACGGACTATTTTACGGCGGCAGCGGTCCGACATGGTCGAACCACACTCTCAGGGATGTTTTGAATACCTTCGTCAGCGGTGCGTCCGATGTCATCGTCTTCGATCTGCATACCGGTGCCGGACCTTACGGATATCCCGCTTTGCTCAGCGTCGCCGAAGAGGACCATGACGGGCTGGAATGGGGCAGGAAAACCTATGGGCATGCGCTGGCGGTCGTGATGACCGGCAAGGGTGCAACGACAGATACCGGCATTGCCGCGACCGCCACGGGTTATGTCTCGGCAGCTGTGCGCAAATCCCTGCCGAACAGCCGTGTGCTGCCGCTCGTGATCGAATGCGGAACCCTTGAAGGCCCTGTTGTGATGGATGCCGTGCAGGCGGATAACTGGCTGCATCTGTTCGGAAATATCGAATCTCCGCTTGGCCGGAAAATCAAGACGACGCTGCGCACAGCCTTCATTCCGGTTGATCCCGAATGGCAGCAGAACTGTCTTGGGACAAGCCTGCGATATTTCGACCGCGCACTGACGGCGCTCGCCTCGGTCGCCGGGCCGGATAGGGAGAGAGAAATCACAACAGCGGCCGCTCCTGCGTCCGTCATCAACTGGCCACCGGCGATCCCGGTCAACATCAAGCGTCATGACCGACCAGCCGTTGAAGTTCGCGATCTGCATAAAAGCTTCGGCACGCACGAGGTGCTGTCAGGTGTCGGGCTGAGCGCCGACCCCGGCGAAGTCGTCTCGATGATCGGATCGTCCGGTTCCGGCAAGAGCACGTTTTTGCGCTGCATAAACCTGCTCGAACAGCCCAGCAGCGGCACGATCGTCATCGATGGTGAGGAAATACGGATGAAGAGCGCAGGGAACGGCCGCTCTCATCCCGCCGACATGCGCCAGGTCGAGCGTATTCGCGCTCGCGTCGGTATGGTGTTTCAGAACTTCAATCTCTGGCCCCATATGTCCGTGCTTGAAAACATCATCGAGGCGCCGGTGCATGTGCTGGGTGAACGTCGTCATGATGCGATCGAACACGCCCATCAGTTGCTGAAGAAGGTCGGGCTTTCGGAAAAACATGCCCAGTATCCCGGTCAGCTCTCCGGCGGCCAGCAGCAACGCGCCGCCATTGCCAGAACGCTTGCCATGCGGCCGAAAGTCATCCTCTGCGATGAGCCGACATCGGCTCTCGACCCGGAACTCGTGGGCGAAGTCCTGCGGGTGATCCGCCAGCTGGCGGAAGAGGGCAACACCATGATCCTCGTCACGCATGAAATGCAGTTTGCGCGCGAGGTATCGCACAAGATTCTGTTCCTGCACCAGGGAAAGGTGGAGGAAGAGAGTACGCCTGCGGAATTGTTCAGCAATCCGCGATCGGAACGACTGCGTCAGTTCCTGTCGCGGACTTTATGA
- a CDS encoding aromatic ring-hydroxylating dioxygenase subunit alpha, whose translation MFLRNAWYVATWDHEIGRDLTPVTMLGENIVLYRLQSGKLAALEDACPHRKLPLSMGRIKGDDVECGYHGLTFDCSGACTRVPGAERIPHVACVRSYPVEERYGLVWIWMGDAAKADPAEIFHVEHFGDPSWGVNRGESMTINCNYLYMTDNLLDPSHVAWVHQSSFASSACEETPLETTVKSDGVVVWRWMLDSEPAPFYAPFLQFEGTCDRKQHYEVRYPSNAIIKAIFAPSGSGGEGRELPDNTFLMDSYNFMTPVDENRTKYYWFQMRNFAPDDPDVSARFATSVRGAFEEDRIVLEAVHHGIANKQTPNLDLKIDVGPLRFRRKLSQMIESETVSMVAAAE comes from the coding sequence ATGTTTCTCAGGAATGCCTGGTACGTCGCGACATGGGATCATGAAATCGGCCGCGACCTGACACCCGTTACGATGCTCGGCGAAAATATCGTCCTTTATCGCCTGCAGAGTGGAAAGCTGGCAGCCCTTGAAGATGCCTGTCCCCATCGCAAGCTGCCCTTATCCATGGGGCGCATCAAGGGCGATGATGTCGAATGTGGTTATCATGGCCTGACCTTCGACTGTTCGGGCGCCTGCACCCGCGTACCGGGGGCAGAGCGTATTCCACATGTGGCCTGCGTGCGGTCCTATCCGGTCGAAGAACGTTACGGACTTGTCTGGATCTGGATGGGTGACGCTGCGAAAGCCGATCCCGCCGAGATTTTCCATGTCGAGCATTTCGGCGATCCGTCCTGGGGCGTCAATCGCGGCGAGTCCATGACGATCAACTGCAATTACCTCTATATGACGGACAATCTGCTTGATCCGTCCCACGTTGCCTGGGTGCATCAGAGTTCGTTCGCCAGTTCGGCCTGCGAAGAAACGCCGCTGGAAACGACGGTGAAAAGCGATGGCGTGGTGGTCTGGCGGTGGATGCTGGATTCGGAACCCGCGCCTTTCTACGCCCCCTTTCTGCAGTTTGAAGGGACGTGCGACCGCAAACAGCATTACGAGGTTCGCTATCCCAGCAACGCCATCATCAAGGCGATCTTTGCACCGTCCGGCTCCGGTGGCGAGGGCCGGGAATTGCCGGACAATACGTTCCTGATGGACAGCTACAACTTCATGACACCGGTGGATGAGAACCGCACGAAATATTACTGGTTCCAGATGCGCAATTTCGCACCCGACGACCCGGATGTTTCGGCGCGTTTTGCAACCTCCGTTCGTGGTGCGTTTGAAGAGGACCGTATCGTGCTGGAAGCGGTTCATCACGGTATTGCCAACAAGCAGACCCCCAACCTTGATCTGAAGATCGACGTTGGCCCCCTGCGGTTCCGGCGTAAACTTTCGCAGATGATCGAAAGCGAGACTGTGAGCATGGTCGCTGCCGCAGAATAA
- a CDS encoding LysR family transcriptional regulator, producing the protein MPPLHALQAFEAVGRCGTMRTAAKELGVTPSAISQQVRKLEDHLGVTLLERVGRRVELTSWGVLLHKEVAKGFNQLHHSVDVLERARSQTGIVLTALSSVVNKWIGRKIFDWQALYPEANVRIIGKDDEPSLTAGQSDFRITYGKRAEVHAHFAPLYTDWVVPACSPRLLGDRTLATAADVLKFPLLNIEWESHYSRPPQWSEWAQLVGATVNERLSSLFFALSSNAIDAAVNGHGFVLAQLSMIEDELEAGTLIVPFDIRLPLPESYYLAWDRSAFEKPYGREFHMWVMGIAKKQSVISSPAGSA; encoded by the coding sequence ATGCCTCCCCTCCATGCCCTGCAAGCTTTTGAAGCCGTTGGAAGGTGCGGTACGATGAGGACCGCTGCAAAAGAGCTTGGCGTGACACCCAGCGCCATCAGCCAACAGGTGCGCAAGCTTGAGGATCATCTCGGCGTCACGCTTCTTGAGCGCGTGGGACGCCGTGTGGAGTTGACGTCATGGGGCGTCCTTCTTCACAAGGAGGTCGCCAAGGGTTTCAATCAGCTTCATCATTCCGTCGATGTGCTTGAGCGGGCGCGGAGCCAAACCGGCATTGTGCTCACCGCTCTCAGTTCGGTCGTCAACAAATGGATCGGCCGCAAAATCTTCGATTGGCAGGCTCTCTACCCCGAAGCCAATGTTCGCATCATCGGCAAGGACGACGAACCCAGCCTCACAGCCGGGCAGAGCGATTTCCGCATAACCTATGGAAAGCGCGCAGAAGTGCACGCCCATTTCGCTCCTCTCTACACGGACTGGGTAGTTCCCGCCTGCTCGCCCCGTCTGCTGGGCGACCGAACTCTGGCGACCGCCGCGGACGTTCTCAAATTCCCTTTGCTCAACATCGAGTGGGAATCCCATTACAGCCGGCCGCCACAGTGGAGCGAATGGGCGCAGCTCGTTGGTGCGACCGTGAATGAAAGGCTCTCAAGTCTGTTTTTCGCACTTTCGAGCAACGCAATCGACGCCGCCGTCAACGGCCACGGCTTCGTTCTGGCTCAGCTTTCTATGATCGAGGACGAGTTGGAGGCAGGCACTCTTATCGTGCCGTTTGATATTCGCCTTCCACTTCCCGAGAGTTATTATCTGGCCTGGGATCGCTCCGCATTTGAGAAACCCTATGGAAGAGAATTTCATATGTGGGTGATGGGGATTGCGAAAAAGCAATCCGTCATCTCATCTCCAGCGGGCAGCGCCTGA
- a CDS encoding homocysteine S-methyltransferase family protein produces the protein MSTIRILDGGMSRELLRLGAELKQPEWSALALMNSPDIVREVHREFIAAGTQIITTNSYALVPFHIGEERFRNEGPALIRLAGRLAREAADAVTDRKVLVAGSLPPIFGSYEPQNFQPSRVQDYLKVLVENLAPFVDVWLGETLSLIAEADAVREAVAATGKPLWISFTLEDGEAAISGDEPKLRSTETVENAASWAASSGAEAILFNCSKPEVMQGAVEVAARVFREKNVRLEIGVYANAFEGEQGEAAANEGLHDTRKDLNDDVYSRYACSWAEAGATIIGGCCGIGAAHIHRLRMTLPNGQTERPQ, from the coding sequence ATGAGCACAATACGAATTCTCGACGGCGGTATGAGTCGCGAGCTGCTGCGGCTCGGCGCCGAGCTTAAGCAGCCTGAATGGTCGGCACTGGCGCTGATGAATTCACCTGACATCGTGCGCGAGGTTCACAGGGAATTCATCGCCGCGGGGACGCAGATCATCACCACGAACAGCTACGCGCTCGTCCCCTTCCACATCGGTGAGGAAAGGTTCCGGAACGAGGGGCCAGCGCTGATCCGCCTCGCAGGCCGTCTGGCGCGGGAAGCAGCCGATGCGGTCACGGATCGCAAAGTGCTGGTTGCCGGTTCGCTGCCGCCGATCTTCGGCTCCTACGAGCCGCAGAATTTTCAGCCTTCGCGAGTGCAGGACTATCTGAAAGTGCTCGTCGAAAACCTTGCGCCCTTCGTCGACGTATGGCTCGGCGAGACGCTGAGCCTGATCGCCGAGGCGGACGCCGTCCGCGAAGCGGTGGCGGCAACCGGCAAACCGCTCTGGATTTCGTTTACACTGGAGGATGGCGAGGCAGCGATAAGCGGCGACGAACCGAAACTCCGGTCAACCGAAACTGTTGAAAATGCCGCCTCCTGGGCGGCTTCATCGGGTGCCGAAGCCATTTTGTTCAATTGCAGCAAGCCCGAGGTCATGCAGGGGGCCGTAGAGGTGGCAGCGCGTGTCTTCCGGGAGAAGAATGTCCGCCTCGAAATCGGTGTCTACGCCAATGCCTTCGAAGGCGAACAGGGTGAAGCGGCCGCCAATGAGGGCCTGCACGACACGCGCAAGGATTTGAATGACGATGTCTATTCGCGTTATGCCTGCTCCTGGGCAGAGGCCGGCGCGACGATCATCGGCGGCTGCTGCGGCATCGGGGCTGCCCATATTCACCGCTTGAGGATGACACTTCCAAATGGGCAAACAGAAAGGCCGCAATAG
- a CDS encoding ABC transporter permease, with the protein MSFDWIPNYWPLLLTGAWQTVALLVISVVFGFILAIGLAFAQVSGGRLTRFLARGYCTFFRGTPLLIQLWLLYYGVGSLLPMVPGLRQSLFWPILREGFFFAAVSFTLNYAAYEAEVLRGALLAVPKGELEAGRAFGLSPWKLTRRIWLPRAIRIALPTIAGEIIMQLKATPLAFTVTVMDLYAVANKVRQDTLLVYEPLLVVTCFYLALTALIARVFRGLEAQVPVRR; encoded by the coding sequence ATGAGTTTTGACTGGATACCGAACTATTGGCCGCTGCTTCTGACGGGTGCGTGGCAGACGGTGGCGCTGCTGGTGATCTCGGTGGTGTTCGGCTTCATCCTCGCCATCGGGCTTGCTTTCGCGCAGGTCAGCGGCGGCAGGCTGACGCGGTTTTTGGCTCGCGGCTACTGCACCTTCTTTCGCGGCACGCCGCTGCTGATCCAGCTCTGGCTGCTTTATTACGGGGTCGGTTCGCTGCTGCCCATGGTTCCCGGGCTTCGCCAGAGCCTGTTCTGGCCGATTTTGCGCGAGGGCTTCTTTTTCGCTGCCGTCAGCTTCACGCTGAATTATGCGGCTTATGAGGCCGAGGTCTTGCGCGGCGCGCTGCTTGCCGTTCCCAAGGGCGAACTCGAGGCCGGTCGGGCCTTTGGCCTTTCACCCTGGAAGCTGACCCGCCGCATCTGGCTGCCACGCGCCATTCGCATCGCCCTGCCGACGATTGCGGGAGAAATCATCATGCAGCTAAAGGCGACGCCGCTCGCCTTCACCGTCACCGTGATGGATCTCTATGCCGTGGCCAACAAGGTTCGCCAGGACACCCTGCTGGTCTATGAGCCGCTGCTCGTTGTTACCTGCTTCTATCTTGCCCTGACGGCCTTGATCGCCCGTGTCTTTCGAGGTCTGGAAGCACAGGTGCCGGTTCGCCGCTAG
- a CDS encoding ABC transporter permease — protein MANAQQGILELLSPYPPGWGGVLLAGAVATVAISACAFAIGLLLGTAGALGKLSGHPLLRLPLDLYTTVIRSVPELILIVGLYYAGTDGLNRLLAALNLPPVEVNGFIAAVAVLGFVQGAYMTEVLRGAILAIPAGQIDAAKAFGMGPVLRFRRVLLPALLPNALPGLANLWMSVTKDSALVAVVGYQELALATRLAGASTKHYFLFFLASAFLYLAITLVSNVVVKMIEGRVRRGQPRLA, from the coding sequence ATGGCGAACGCGCAACAGGGCATTCTGGAACTGCTGTCTCCCTATCCTCCGGGATGGGGCGGCGTGCTTTTGGCAGGTGCCGTCGCCACGGTCGCCATCTCGGCCTGCGCCTTCGCGATCGGGCTGTTGCTTGGCACGGCCGGTGCGCTTGGAAAGCTTTCGGGTCATCCTTTGCTCCGGCTTCCGCTTGATCTCTATACGACGGTGATCCGCTCCGTTCCGGAATTGATCCTGATCGTCGGGCTTTATTATGCGGGCACCGATGGTCTCAATCGGCTGCTGGCGGCTCTCAACCTGCCGCCTGTCGAGGTCAACGGTTTCATCGCGGCCGTCGCCGTGTTGGGTTTCGTTCAGGGCGCCTACATGACAGAGGTGCTGCGCGGTGCAATCCTCGCCATCCCCGCCGGGCAGATCGACGCCGCCAAGGCCTTTGGCATGGGGCCGGTCCTGAGGTTCCGCCGGGTCCTGTTGCCGGCACTTCTGCCCAATGCGCTGCCGGGCCTTGCCAATCTATGGATGTCGGTCACCAAGGATAGCGCGCTGGTCGCGGTGGTCGGTTATCAGGAGCTGGCGCTCGCCACCCGTCTCGCCGGGGCAAGCACCAAACATTACTTCCTGTTCTTCCTGGCGTCGGCATTTCTTTACCTCGCCATCACGCTCGTTTCCAACGTCGTCGTCAAAATGATCGAAGGACGGGTGCGGCGCGGACAGCCGCGCCTTGCCTGA
- a CDS encoding transporter substrate-binding domain-containing protein produces MKLLPMFFAGAAFALSAFTAQAEVRFGIMNESYPPFFAKDASGTWHGWEIDLMNAVCEEMKEKCSIVDISWDGLIPALQSKKFDVIWSSMSNTAERSKVIDFTDKYYNTPSTLIGPKDQKPGAAAEDVKGKTIGIQVSTIQSEYYKKYFAGVADEKTYQTLDEAFQDLAAGRIDYVFGDSLALDAFLKSDGGKDCCVKMGDVSDDKEILGAGVSGGLRKEDTELKARLNKAIAEVHTNGQYEAITKKYFDFDIYGAK; encoded by the coding sequence ATGAAACTGCTTCCCATGTTTTTCGCTGGCGCTGCGTTTGCGCTGTCTGCCTTCACGGCACAGGCCGAAGTCCGCTTTGGCATCATGAACGAATCCTATCCGCCCTTCTTCGCCAAGGACGCCTCGGGCACATGGCACGGATGGGAAATCGACCTTATGAACGCGGTCTGCGAAGAGATGAAGGAAAAATGCTCCATCGTGGATATTTCCTGGGACGGCCTCATTCCGGCCCTGCAGAGCAAAAAGTTCGATGTGATCTGGTCGTCCATGTCGAACACGGCGGAGCGCTCGAAGGTGATCGACTTCACCGACAAATATTACAACACGCCAAGCACGCTGATCGGCCCCAAAGACCAGAAGCCCGGCGCCGCGGCTGAAGACGTGAAGGGCAAGACGATCGGCATCCAGGTGTCGACCATCCAGTCTGAGTACTACAAAAAGTATTTTGCCGGCGTCGCCGACGAAAAGACCTATCAGACACTCGATGAGGCATTCCAGGATCTGGCTGCTGGCCGCATCGACTATGTCTTCGGTGATTCACTGGCACTCGACGCCTTCCTGAAAAGCGATGGTGGCAAGGATTGCTGCGTGAAAATGGGCGACGTTTCCGATGACAAGGAAATACTTGGAGCCGGCGTTTCGGGCGGCCTGCGCAAGGAAGACACCGAACTGAAAGCCAGGCTGAACAAGGCGATAGCTGAGGTTCACACCAACGGCCAGTATGAAGCGATCACGAAGAAATACTTCGATTTCGACATCTACGGCGCGAAATAA
- a CDS encoding ABC transporter ATP-binding protein: MPDQSFPALRVEDLHKSFGPHQVLKGISVQAHKSDVISIIGSSGSGKSTFLRCINFLETPDRGRIAVNGEEIALKAGRDGRLQPRSWRQVERLRTGLGMVFQSFNLWAHRTVLENVIEAPVHVMGMPRREAVEKAEALLHKVGLFEKRDTYPAFLSGGQQQRAAIARALCVDPDVMLFDEPTSALDPELVGEVLKVIRDLAEEGRTMLIVTHEMRFARDVSNRVLFLHQGQVEEEGPPEQIFGAPVSARCREFTGLIAH; this comes from the coding sequence GTCGAAGATCTCCACAAAAGCTTCGGCCCGCATCAGGTTCTCAAAGGGATTTCGGTGCAGGCCCACAAGTCTGATGTGATTTCCATTATTGGCTCCTCGGGTTCCGGCAAAAGCACCTTCCTCAGATGCATCAATTTTCTGGAAACGCCCGATCGCGGCCGCATTGCTGTGAACGGCGAGGAGATAGCGCTGAAGGCCGGTCGCGACGGGCGGTTGCAGCCGCGCAGCTGGCGACAGGTTGAACGGCTGCGCACCGGGCTCGGCATGGTCTTTCAAAGCTTCAATCTCTGGGCGCATCGCACCGTGCTGGAGAACGTCATCGAGGCGCCTGTTCATGTCATGGGCATGCCGCGGCGTGAAGCGGTCGAAAAAGCCGAGGCCCTGCTTCACAAGGTTGGGCTTTTCGAAAAGCGCGATACCTATCCGGCCTTCCTTTCCGGGGGGCAGCAGCAGCGTGCGGCGATCGCCAGAGCGCTTTGCGTCGACCCTGATGTCATGCTGTTCGATGAGCCGACATCGGCGCTTGATCCGGAACTGGTCGGCGAGGTTCTCAAAGTCATCCGCGATCTCGCGGAAGAGGGCAGAACCATGCTGATCGTCACGCATGAAATGCGCTTTGCCCGCGATGTCTCGAACCGCGTTCTCTTCCTTCATCAGGGACAGGTCGAGGAGGAAGGCCCGCCGGAACAAATATTCGGTGCACCCGTCAGCGCCCGATGCCGGGAATTCACCGGCCTCATCGCCCACTGA